GCGCCCCGGAAGCGCACTATGGTTTCAAGTTTTTTGATTTGCAATCAGAACTAGAAAAATTACTGCAACGTAAAGTTGACTTGATTAGTAAAAAGGGACTTGAAATGAGCCGCAATCCCCTACGTCGCCAAGAGATTCTCAACGCCGCTCAAGTAATTTATAAAGTCTCTAGAGTATAAAAATGAGCAGAGATCAGCAAG
This Limnothrix sp. FACHB-406 DNA region includes the following protein-coding sequences:
- a CDS encoding nucleotidyltransferase family protein, coding for MPPSGLSVTELYQRLQTSPQAIAQFCEKWAIVELALFGSVLRSDFRPTGADPSDIDLLYQSAPEAHYGFKFFDLQSELEKLLQRKVDLISKKGLEMSRNPLRRQEILNAAQVIYKVSRV